In one window of Mus pahari chromosome 3, PAHARI_EIJ_v1.1, whole genome shotgun sequence DNA:
- the Sapcd2 gene encoding suppressor APC domain-containing protein 2 isoform X3 — protein sequence MAVAAMAERGRLSHAAPAPSTDGLPRAFLQSLRTLFDILDDRQRGYVHLREIESRWQGADARELPCGVLEGLRQVAPANGYLTFERFVAGLRTSLLNADGGSRDQARVAVRSGDQSSLQQRLMFAPADEPRTVLERKPLPLSAHPAPAGPSGTSRNPELLCVPVEAASCPTEPERPLSKALEQIPSADLGPAACKTLDKGTGEARQAPRARGERRRHTITNGVDCSLLKQMKELDQEQEVLLQGLEMMARGREWYQQQLQRVQERQRRLSQSRAAADFGAEGSPRPLGRLLPKVQEVARCLGELLTAACSGRVSALEAAWHPLCLSWMLCQERSGSLCTPTGSAFVLFRAPGPYLTLNSNLAATDHPHAERTEPASHSGEVWEDGAGAGGPANPDRLPACSPAQEVTDKSERITQLEQEKSALIKQLFEARALSQQDSGPLDSTFI from the exons ATGGCCGTGGCAGCGATGGCCGAGCGTGGCCGCCTATCGCACGCTGCGCCCGCTCCTAGTACGGATGGGCTACCGCGAGCCTTTCTCCAGAGCCTGCGCACCCTCTTCGACATCCTGGACGACCGGCAGCGCGGCTACGTGCACCTACGGGAGATCGAGTCCCGCTGGCAAGGTGCAGACGCACGCGAGCTGCCCTGCGGCGTGCTCGAGGGCCTGCGCCAGGTGGCCCCGGCCAATGGCTACCTGACCTTCGAGCGTTTCGTAGCGGGCTTGCGCACCTCGCTGCTGAACGCCGATGGCGGCTCGCGGGATCAGGCACGCGTCGCGGTCCGGTCCGGAGACCAGTCGTCCCTGCAGCAGCGCCTGATGTTCGCACCGGCCGATGAGCCGCGGACTGTCTTGGAGAGgaagcctctgcctctgagtgcgcaccctgctcctgctggccccagcGGCACCTCCCGGAACCCTGAGCTGTTATGTGTCCCGGTGGAGGCGGCGTCCTGCCCCACAGAGCCCGAGCGGCCCCTGAGCAAGGCGCTGGAGCAAATCCCCAGTGCGGATTTGG GTCCAGCAGCCTGCAAGACCTTGGACAAGGGCACAGGTGAAGCCCGGCAGGCTCCACGGGCCCGAGGCGAGCGTCGAAGGCACACCATCACCAATGGTGTGGACTGCAGCCTG TTGAAGCAGATGAAGGAGTTAGACCAGGAACAGGAGGTGCTTCTGCAGGGCCTGGAGATGATGGCTCGGGGCCGAGAATGGtaccagcagcagctgcagcgCGTGCAGGAACGTCAGCGCCGCCTGAGCCAGAGCAGAGCTGCTGCA GACTTTGGGGCTGAAGGAAGCCCCCGCCCACTCGGGAGGTTGCTGCCCAAAGTACAGGAGGTGGCCCGGTGCCTGGGGGAGCTGTTGACCGCAGCCTGCTCTGGCAGAGTGAGTGCTCTGGAGGCTGCCTGGCATCCCTTGTGCTTGTCCTGGATGCTATGCCAGGAAAGGTCTGGCTCACTGTGTACTCCCACAGGCTCTGCCTTCGTCCTCTTTAGGGCCCCTGGGCCCTACCTCACCCTCAACTCCAATCTGGCAGCAACAGACCATCCTCATGCTGAAAGAACAGAACCGGCTTCTCACTCAGGTGAGGTGTGGGAagatggggctggggctggaggccCAGCAAACCCTgaccgcctgcctgcctgctcgcCTGCCCAGGAGGTGACTGATAAGAGTGAGCGTATCACGCAGCTGGAGCAGGAGAAGTCTGCACTCATCAAGCAGCTGTTTGAGGCCCGAGCGCTCAGCCAGCAGGATTCGGGGCCTCTGGACTCCACTTTCATCTAG
- the Sapcd2 gene encoding suppressor APC domain-containing protein 2 isoform X1 — protein sequence MAVAAMAERGRLSHAAPAPSTDGLPRAFLQSLRTLFDILDDRQRGYVHLREIESRWQGADARELPCGVLEGLRQVAPANGYLTFERFVAGLRTSLLNADGGSRDQARVAVRSGDQSSLQQRLMFAPADEPRTVLERKPLPLSAHPAPAGPSGTSRNPELLCVPVEAASCPTEPERPLSKALEQIPSADLGSSQCDTLQRQPCLLLHPSRGGNTGAPSTSAEEGPAACKTLDKGTGEARQAPRARGERRRHTITNGVDCSLLKQMKELDQEQEVLLQGLEMMARGREWYQQQLQRVQERQRRLSQSRAAADFGAEGSPRPLGRLLPKVQEVARCLGELLTAACSGRALPSSSLGPLGPTSPSTPIWQQQTILMLKEQNRLLTQEVTDKSERITQLEQEKSALIKQLFEARALSQQDSGPLDSTFI from the exons ATGGCCGTGGCAGCGATGGCCGAGCGTGGCCGCCTATCGCACGCTGCGCCCGCTCCTAGTACGGATGGGCTACCGCGAGCCTTTCTCCAGAGCCTGCGCACCCTCTTCGACATCCTGGACGACCGGCAGCGCGGCTACGTGCACCTACGGGAGATCGAGTCCCGCTGGCAAGGTGCAGACGCACGCGAGCTGCCCTGCGGCGTGCTCGAGGGCCTGCGCCAGGTGGCCCCGGCCAATGGCTACCTGACCTTCGAGCGTTTCGTAGCGGGCTTGCGCACCTCGCTGCTGAACGCCGATGGCGGCTCGCGGGATCAGGCACGCGTCGCGGTCCGGTCCGGAGACCAGTCGTCCCTGCAGCAGCGCCTGATGTTCGCACCGGCCGATGAGCCGCGGACTGTCTTGGAGAGgaagcctctgcctctgagtgcgcaccctgctcctgctggccccagcGGCACCTCCCGGAACCCTGAGCTGTTATGTGTCCCGGTGGAGGCGGCGTCCTGCCCCACAGAGCCCGAGCGGCCCCTGAGCAAGGCGCTGGAGCAAATCCCCAGTGCGGATTTGG GCTCTTCTCAGTGTGACACCCTGCAGAGACAGCCCTGCCTGCTTCTCCACCCAAGCAGAGGAGGGAACACAGGAGCACCTAGCACAAGTGCTGAAGaag GTCCAGCAGCCTGCAAGACCTTGGACAAGGGCACAGGTGAAGCCCGGCAGGCTCCACGGGCCCGAGGCGAGCGTCGAAGGCACACCATCACCAATGGTGTGGACTGCAGCCTG TTGAAGCAGATGAAGGAGTTAGACCAGGAACAGGAGGTGCTTCTGCAGGGCCTGGAGATGATGGCTCGGGGCCGAGAATGGtaccagcagcagctgcagcgCGTGCAGGAACGTCAGCGCCGCCTGAGCCAGAGCAGAGCTGCTGCA GACTTTGGGGCTGAAGGAAGCCCCCGCCCACTCGGGAGGTTGCTGCCCAAAGTACAGGAGGTGGCCCGGTGCCTGGGGGAGCTGTTGACCGCAGCCTGCTCTGGCAGA GCTCTGCCTTCGTCCTCTTTAGGGCCCCTGGGCCCTACCTCACCCTCAACTCCAATCTGGCAGCAACAGACCATCCTCATGCTGAAAGAACAGAACCGGCTTCTCACTCAG GAGGTGACTGATAAGAGTGAGCGTATCACGCAGCTGGAGCAGGAGAAGTCTGCACTCATCAAGCAGCTGTTTGAGGCCCGAGCGCTCAGCCAGCAGGATTCGGGGCCTCTGGACTCCACTTTCATCTAG
- the Sapcd2 gene encoding suppressor APC domain-containing protein 2 isoform X2: MAVAAMAERGRLSHAAPAPSTDGLPRAFLQSLRTLFDILDDRQRGYVHLREIESRWQGADARELPCGVLEGLRQVAPANGYLTFERFVAGLRTSLLNADGGSRDQARVAVRSGDQSSLQQRLMFAPADEPRTVLERKPLPLSAHPAPAGPSGTSRNPELLCVPVEAASCPTEPERPLSKALEQIPSADLGPAACKTLDKGTGEARQAPRARGERRRHTITNGVDCSLLKQMKELDQEQEVLLQGLEMMARGREWYQQQLQRVQERQRRLSQSRAAADFGAEGSPRPLGRLLPKVQEVARCLGELLTAACSGRALPSSSLGPLGPTSPSTPIWQQQTILMLKEQNRLLTQEVTDKSERITQLEQEKSALIKQLFEARALSQQDSGPLDSTFI; the protein is encoded by the exons ATGGCCGTGGCAGCGATGGCCGAGCGTGGCCGCCTATCGCACGCTGCGCCCGCTCCTAGTACGGATGGGCTACCGCGAGCCTTTCTCCAGAGCCTGCGCACCCTCTTCGACATCCTGGACGACCGGCAGCGCGGCTACGTGCACCTACGGGAGATCGAGTCCCGCTGGCAAGGTGCAGACGCACGCGAGCTGCCCTGCGGCGTGCTCGAGGGCCTGCGCCAGGTGGCCCCGGCCAATGGCTACCTGACCTTCGAGCGTTTCGTAGCGGGCTTGCGCACCTCGCTGCTGAACGCCGATGGCGGCTCGCGGGATCAGGCACGCGTCGCGGTCCGGTCCGGAGACCAGTCGTCCCTGCAGCAGCGCCTGATGTTCGCACCGGCCGATGAGCCGCGGACTGTCTTGGAGAGgaagcctctgcctctgagtgcgcaccctgctcctgctggccccagcGGCACCTCCCGGAACCCTGAGCTGTTATGTGTCCCGGTGGAGGCGGCGTCCTGCCCCACAGAGCCCGAGCGGCCCCTGAGCAAGGCGCTGGAGCAAATCCCCAGTGCGGATTTGG GTCCAGCAGCCTGCAAGACCTTGGACAAGGGCACAGGTGAAGCCCGGCAGGCTCCACGGGCCCGAGGCGAGCGTCGAAGGCACACCATCACCAATGGTGTGGACTGCAGCCTG TTGAAGCAGATGAAGGAGTTAGACCAGGAACAGGAGGTGCTTCTGCAGGGCCTGGAGATGATGGCTCGGGGCCGAGAATGGtaccagcagcagctgcagcgCGTGCAGGAACGTCAGCGCCGCCTGAGCCAGAGCAGAGCTGCTGCA GACTTTGGGGCTGAAGGAAGCCCCCGCCCACTCGGGAGGTTGCTGCCCAAAGTACAGGAGGTGGCCCGGTGCCTGGGGGAGCTGTTGACCGCAGCCTGCTCTGGCAGA GCTCTGCCTTCGTCCTCTTTAGGGCCCCTGGGCCCTACCTCACCCTCAACTCCAATCTGGCAGCAACAGACCATCCTCATGCTGAAAGAACAGAACCGGCTTCTCACTCAG GAGGTGACTGATAAGAGTGAGCGTATCACGCAGCTGGAGCAGGAGAAGTCTGCACTCATCAAGCAGCTGTTTGAGGCCCGAGCGCTCAGCCAGCAGGATTCGGGGCCTCTGGACTCCACTTTCATCTAG
- the Entpd2 gene encoding ectonucleoside triphosphate diphosphohydrolase 2, translating into MAGKLVSLVPPLLLAAVGLAGLLLLCVPTQDVREPPALKYGIVLDAGSSHTSMFVYKWPADKENDTGIVGQHSSCDVRGGGISSYANDPSRAGQSLVECLEQALRDVPKDRYASTPLYLGATAGMRLLNLTSPEAAARVLEAVTQTLTRYPFDFRGARILSGQDEGVFGWVTANYLLENFIKYGWVGRWIRPRKGTLGAMDLGGASTQITFETTSPSEDPDNEVHLRLYGQRYRVYTHSFLCYGRDQVLQRLLANALQIHRFHPCWPKGYSTQVLLREVYQSPCTMGQRPQTFNSSATVSLSGTSNAALCRDLVSGLFNISSCPFSQCSFNGVFQPPVAGNFIAFSAFYYTVDFLKTLMGLPVGTLEQLEEATETTCNQTWAELQARVPGQQTRLPDYCAVAMFIHQLLSRGYRFDERSFSGVVFEKKAADTSVGWALGYMLNLTNLIPADLPGLRKGTHFSSWVALLLLFTVLILAALVLLLRQVRSAKSPDAL; encoded by the exons ATGGCTGGAAAGTTGGTGTCACTGGTGCCACCCCTGCTGCTGGCTGCCGTGGGCCTCGCCGGCCTCCTGCTACTGTGCGTCCCTACCCAAGACGTCCGGGAACCGCCCGCCCTCAAG TACGGGATCGTTCTGGACGCTGGCTCTTCCCATACATCCATGTTTGTCTACAAGTGGCCAGCGGACAAGGAGAATGACACAGGTATCGTGGGTCAGCACAGCTCTTGTGATGTTCGAG GTGGTGGCATCTCCAGCTACGCAAATGACCCTTCTAGGGCAGGCCAGAGTCTGGTTGAATGTCTTGAACAGGCACTTCGTGATGTGCCCAAAGACAGATATGCCAGCACTCCACTCTACCTGGGAGCTACAGCAGGCATGCGCCTACTCAA CCTGACCAGCCCAGAGGCCGCAGCCAGGGTGCTTGAGGCAGTGACACAGACGCTCACACGGTACCCCTTTGACTTCCGTGGTGCCCGCATCCTCTCGGGACAGGATGAAGGGGTGTTTGGCTGGGTGACTGCCAACTACCTGCTGGAGAACTTCATCAAG TATGGCTGGGTAGGCCGATGGATACGGCCAAGGAAGGGAACACTGGGGGCCATGGACCTTGGGGGTGCCTCAACACAGATCACCTTTGAGACAACCAGTCCGTCTGAAGATCCAGATAATGAGGTCCATTTGCGGCTCTATGGCCAGCGTTACCGTGTCTACACCCATAGCTTCCTCTGCTACGGCCGTGACCAGGTTCTCCAGAGGCTTCTGGCCAATGCCCTCCAG ATCCATCGCTTCCACCCCTGCTGGCCAAAGGGCTACTCCACCCAAGTGCTGCTCCGGGAAGTCTACCAGTCTCCATGCACTATGGGTCAGCGTCCCCAGACCTTCAACAGCAGTGCCACTGTCAGCCTGTCAGGGACCAGCAACGCTGCCCTCTGTCGTGACCTCGTCTCTGGGCTCTTCAACATCTCCTCCTGTCCCTTTTCCCAGTGCTCCTTCAATGGGGTCTTCCAGCCTCCCGTGGCTGGGAACTTCATA gccttttctgctttctactATACTGTAGACTTCCTGAAGACACTGATGGGGCTGCCTGTGGGAACCCTGGAGCAGCTGGAGGAAGCCACAGAGACCACCTGCAACCAGACCTGGGCTGAG CTTCAGGCCCGAGTACCCGGACAGCAGACCCGCCTGCCTGACTACTGCGCTGTAGCCATGTTCATACATCAGCTACTGAGCCGTGGTTATCGCTTCGACGAGCGCTCTTTCAGCGGAGTGGTCTTCGAAAAGAAG GCGGCAGACACGTCTGTCGGCTGGGCGCTGGGCTATATGTTGAATTTGACCAACCTGATTCCCGCTGACCTCCCGGGACTACGTAAGGGCACCCACTTCAGCTCCTGGGTTGCTCTCCTGCTGCTCTTCACAGTCCTGATCTTGGCGGCATTGGTCCTGCTCCTGCGCCAGGTGCGCTCTGCCAAGTCCCCAGACGCCCTCTAG